The nucleotide sequence TCGACGACCCCGCTGGCCGACGAAACGTGGGTCCATGTTGATCGGGCAACCCCACCGTGGTTGCCGGACGCGCAACCGGTGTCCGAGGCCCTCAAGCATCGCGCCAATCGGTATGGTTATCAGGGCCTCGCCACCCGTCGCATGCGCGTGACGTTTGCGTGGAACAACATGGCGCTGGCCGAGCTGCGCGACCTCAACCGCCACCGCACTGGTCATAGGTGGACGCCCTGTATTCAGGCTGGTTTTTACCTGCCTCCCGAAATCGATCCGGCGGCCCACACGGCACTGTTGGAAGATCAGGCCGCGTTGACCCGCGAGCTCATGGAACGGGGATCGGCGGCCTACGTTTATTCGCTGTTATTGGGCGCACAGACGCCGTTTGAGCACGGCACGCACGCGGATAAATTCATCTACGAAGTGGAACTGCGAACCGGGATGGGCGCCCATTTTCGCTATGCCGAACACTGCAGCGCGGTCCTGCAACAGTTCCTCAAGCACGTGCCCGAAGCGCGGGAATGGGTGGTCGAAGGCATGGCCGAGCCGGAGTAGGTCGGCAAAATTGGCTTGCCGTAGGTCGTTGGCAATCAAGCCTTCGTGAACGCATGCGGCGCTTCGTGATATCATCGCTCGTGATTGCGGCGGCCTGGGGGTCGTTGCCTGGTGCCGCCATGGCCAAGCCCTTGGTGCAAACCATTGACACTCAGTCGAGTTCATCGCGTGCTCCGGCCGAGCTGGCCCAGATTTCCACCCGCGATCAGGCCCGTGTGTCCAGAGAGGTGCTGCAACCCGCCAGCACTCCCGCGGCGCTGACCCGCTCGAAGCCGTCGCTTTTCCAGGTGGTTGAGCGCGACGCCATCATCTCCCGATCGACCCGACCGTTGTCGGGACTGCGACAACTCGGAAAGGTGACGTCGCCGCGGTTGCTGAAAACCGCTCGCCCGAACCCGACCGCCCTGCGTTTTAAGAAGAAACGACCCTGATGAAGCCGTTTCGATTTCTTCAGTTCAACATGCAGTTCGGTCAGGTTTGGGATGCGGCCGATCCGGACAACGCGCCCATTGATCTCGAAGTAGCCATCGCGGAAATGAAACGGCATGACGCCGATATCATCACGTTGCAGGAGGTTGAGCGGGCTCAACCCGGTGGCGCGCAAATCGACCCTCCGCCCAATCTCGCCCGGATTCGAGCGGCCTTGCCGGACTACGACTGTTTTTTCAGCTACCCTCGACAGGACGAGCGGGAGCTGCCGTTCGGCATCGGTCTGGCGATATTGTCCCGCACCCCGCTCACGGAGACGGAGCGGCACGAGATACCTTCGCCGCCGGTGGAGTTTGAGTTCATGGGGGAAACCAAAACGCCCACCGATCGCCTGTTGATCGGAGCTCGCACCCAGATCGGCGGACGGGAAGTGACGATTTTGAACACCCATTTGCTGGCGTTTTTCATGCTGCGCAGCAGCAGCGGAACGCACGGCTCCCAGCGACAGCAAATCCAGGACCTGTTGGCGCGAGCCCAGGGACCGACGTTGCTGGCGGGGGATTTTAATGTGAGCGCGCACGCCGAACTCGTCGCGCAATACGGCAAGGTCGGTTTTCGCACCGTGCAGCAGACCGAGGTCACGTGGCTGCGACGTCCCTACGTGCTGGATCACATTTTTTATAACGAGGGATTGCACTGCGTGGGTCACCAAGTGGTCCCCTCCACCGCTTCGGATCATCTCCCGGTGGTCGCCGACCTCTCGTTCGTCGAGTGAGCGAATGCTGACATCGGTTGAGCCGATGTCACTGCCCTCGATTTTTCGCGCGCTTCACCCTGCAGGGGATTCATGTCGCCACTTTACCCTTGTGCGTCTAGGGAAGAAGCGTATCCCTAGTGAATCTAGGGAACATCATGAGCAAACTCGAATTACTCCAAGGCACCCTCGATCTGCTGGTCTTGCGCGTGCTCAACGCCGGCCCGATGCACGGGTTTGGCATCGCCCAGAAAATCCATCTGTTATCGGCTGACGCGTTGCGCATCGAAGAAGGGTCGCTTTACCCGGCCCTCTATCGCATGGAGCGCAAGGCGTGGATCGAAGCCGAATGGGGCGTCTCGGAAAACAATCGTCGCGCCAAATTCTACCGCCTGACCCCCACCGGTCGTAAACAACTCGCGACTGAGGAGGCCACGTGGGCGCGCCTCACGAGCGCCGTCAGCCAGGTGTTGGCCAAGGCGGACTAAACTGCCGGAGGCCCCTCGCCATGAACTTACTTGCCCGACTCATCCACGCCGCTCGCACCCTTTTCCAACGCCGCCAGGTGGACGCCGAAATGGCGGAGGAGATGCGGTATCATCGCGAGGCGCAGATCGAAGCCAACCTCGCGGCGGGTATGTCGCGCCGCGACGCAACACGCGCGGCGAATCTGCAGTTTGGACCGGCCGACGCCATCGCCGAAGCCGGCCGCGATGCGCGGGGCTTTTCCTGGCTGGCGCACCTGCGGCAGGATCTGCGTTACGGGTCGAAGATGCTGTTCAAGCACAAGGGCTTCACGTTCGTCGCGGTGATGACGCTCGGCCTCGGGCTGAGCGCCAACATCACCATCTTTTCGATGGTCGACATCTTCTTTTTCCAGCCCTTGGAGGGCGTAAAGGCGCCGTCGGAACTGGTTGTTTTAACGCGAGACGATCCCCGCAACGAATTTGCCTCCTCCGTGTCGTGGGCGGACTACGAGGACTATCGGGATGAAGTCCCGGGAGTGGCGGACGCCGTGGCGATTTTGATGCGTCCGGTGCACTTGGGTTGGGCGGGCAAGGTGCCGCATCGCACGTGGGTGGAGCTGGTCAGTCCCAACTATTTTTCGATGCTGGGCACGCAACCGCATCTGGGGCGGCTGTTTCTTCCGGGTGAGGGCGAGGCTATCGGAGCGGATCCGATTGTCGTAGTCTCCCATCGGTATTGGCAGGATCGGTTGGGCGGCGATCCCGGCGTGGTCGGGCGTGCGGTGCAAATCAACGGACAGGCCTGCGAAGTCGTGGGTGTGGCGGCGGCGAAGTTTGACGGTGCGCAGTGGGGCATCGCCCCGGCCGCCTGGTTGCCGGCCAAAATGGCACCGGCGCTGATTCACTGGGATGAGAATATGTTTACGGATCGCAACTGGAATGCCTGGCGGGTGGTGGGC is from Synoicihabitans lomoniglobus and encodes:
- a CDS encoding endonuclease/exonuclease/phosphatase family protein; protein product: MKPFRFLQFNMQFGQVWDAADPDNAPIDLEVAIAEMKRHDADIITLQEVERAQPGGAQIDPPPNLARIRAALPDYDCFFSYPRQDERELPFGIGLAILSRTPLTETERHEIPSPPVEFEFMGETKTPTDRLLIGARTQIGGREVTILNTHLLAFFMLRSSSGTHGSQRQQIQDLLARAQGPTLLAGDFNVSAHAELVAQYGKVGFRTVQQTEVTWLRRPYVLDHIFYNEGLHCVGHQVVPSTASDHLPVVADLSFVE
- a CDS encoding PadR family transcriptional regulator, whose product is MSKLELLQGTLDLLVLRVLNAGPMHGFGIAQKIHLLSADALRIEEGSLYPALYRMERKAWIEAEWGVSENNRRAKFYRLTPTGRKQLATEEATWARLTSAVSQVLAKAD